CATTGTATTTGTATCACTAGTTTTCAGTATAATCACATATAGTAAAAACAAATTATATCATGTATTATATCATGTATTTAACAATCTAGATTTATACCTAACTTATGAAATCACAATGCTCGGCACTCTTATTAATAAGAGTTTTGAAGTACTAAGCTAAAACCTTTTGTTCACTTCCCTCTATTATCATTTTTTACTATTTGAAATTGTGTGTGGCTGCACTATTTTGCTATTGTTGCTTTCGTTTATTTACGTAAGTCAATGACAAATTTTGTACATATCTATATATAAAGTTTCTTAGGATTACATTGAAAGATTGTTGATTTTCTAAGTATAAAACAAAGTATGTGTCCAGTAGCAAAAACATGTCTTCTGATGACATGGAATTGGGTGCACATGAGTGAGTGAACCATTTCAATTTCCTCAAGGGAGTAACGGTATCATCATATAATTTTGTCTTTGATGGAGCAGAATAATGGATATCAGATACTCTGTTCCACTTAGTGTTGAAAGCTGCATCGAGTTGATTTAAGTCTCCACatctctctcattttcttttaattatttactaaaGAATTTTGGTGATCTCATACAAAGAATGGTAGAATGGGGAGGAAATAACCTTATCAGGGAAGAAACATAAGAAAGCAATAGCCACCACTCTGACAAAACATTACGGGTTCCTTTTCTGAATTAGAACTCagctagcattttgccttggctGCATAATTCATGACTTCACGTCTTGCAATAACTGTTTGCCCTTTAAATATCACATTCAGCTATTTCCTAAAGGCTGCTGGCAGTTAATATTGTTGTTGACGTAACTGAACATTCGACAGAAGCATCAAGCTGAATACTTTTTGAACCATGGACAGGTATTAGGACTAATTTTGTATGAACTGCAGATCATTTTGACTCATGAACATGCTGATGCAGTTCTGGGACTTGATGACATACGTGCTGTGCAACCATTTACTGCAAACAATGATATTGATCCTACCCCTGTTTTCTTAAGCCAGTCTGCTATGGATAGGTATGTCTGATATTCCTTCTCAGTTGGTTTACAGCTTTCAACAAGTTAGCTGATCTTCATTTTCATACTTAATGGGGCAAAAATTATGGTCATGTCTTTGGCTTGTTAATGGTGCTTCATTATGAAATATGCCACTAAATGTAGAATAATTTGTTATGAAATATTCAAAAAGACATCTTGTAGTTCCTTGGTTGCCTGGTTTTATCTTTTCTGTTTAATTATATGGTGTGTCTATGGATGAGTTATTTTATCATTTGGGATTAGCTTTATGCCTGAATTATTAGAACATTACAAAAGTCAGCTGGTTTACCAAAACAATAAACTGATGTCTTTTGTAGATTTCCTGACAATATAACCAATGAGTGGAATTCAGCATACTATTTATTTGTTGTTACTTTTGTTTGTATCAACTGCAATCTAAACAGTTAGATTGTTTGATATCATTTTGCCTTGGAAACAGCATCACTTTGAAATTTCCATACTTGGTAAGGAAAAAATTGAGGGAGCACCAGGAAAGAAGGCGGGTAGCACAGCTGGATTGGAAGATAATTGAAGAAGATTTTCAGAGGCCATTTGTTGCATCAGGGATACAATTTGTCCCTTTACCAGTTACTTGCTCTGAAACTCTACAAatatgctttttttttctttagtaaaaaaaaagacATACAATATGCATCCTCTTTTCTCACATTTGCTTTCTAATGCAGGTAATGCATGGAGAAGACTATGTTTGCTTGGGATTTCTCTTTGGCAAAAGATGTCGAGTAGCTTATATATCTGATGTTTCACGTTTACCTGCAAGCACAGAATTTGGTGAGTATTAATTGTTCACCCAGTTCGTCAtggtaaatttttatgcatattttgCACCCCATACACAGGTTATGCATCTCCTAAATGCTGCTAAATGAATGGAGATTGAATCATTTATTGGTAGAGTAAGATTTGCTTTTTCTATTGTAGGATATTTTAAATGGAATTTAGTTTTCTGGTTTTTTATCACATCTTTTTTCTTAAATGCTACTCTCGGTTTTTGCAGTAATTTCAAAATCAGGGGCTGGGCAGTTGGATCTTCTTATCTTAGACTCCTTGCTCAGGGTCAGTCATAAAATTATGTTTGttatattttcttgatcatatggatttgaaaattgtgagaATTGTTAATGGTTAGATCTCCAAAAATCACTTTCATATGCTGAGTGCCGACTGACAATTCTGCAAGCACTCCAACTTTAGCCAGAAAAATGAGTGTCTGTAGACATTTGTTCACATGTAAGTACAAAGATGCAATATCCAGTAAAGCAGGTGTTGTTAGTATTTTTTATAAGGGACTGGTGAATGGGTTCAGTGGGTGAAGGGAGTGAAACCTGTTTCTTTTTTCTACCTATGGTTGGACCGGTTCAAGCTCATTAAGAGAGAACTTGAGATctcttaaaataaatagaaatcaCACATAATTTTATAGAagtttatttgaattattttcctACAAATGAATTTTACCAAATGAAGCCTTTGTATTGTTTTGCTTCATATGCTTGGTTATATGGGGATCAGTTTGTTCTGCCCTTAGAACTCTTTTTGTTTAAAACTAAGACTGAATAAAGGGTGGTTGCTATAGTTTTCATTAGAATGATTGGAGATTGAATAGATGATGTGGTTAATTTTCTAACAGTCATGGGTGTTGTAATCTTTCTCCAAATTGTATCCATAAGCCCTTCATGTTTCAAAGGAACCTCCTTAATTGTATGCTCCTGTTCTGCTATGATATGGGTATGACCAATTTTTGTTTTGCCATTCAGCTTTGTATTTTCTGATGGTTTCAGTAATTTATCTAATTGACCTTCCTGCTTGCCTCATCTATGCAGAATGGATCCCATAATGTTCACTTCTGCTTACCTCAggtttcttcttttgctttctagttgattattttatctttttagcaTGTTATAAATGCTTCTACTGCCACTTATGCTGTCTATCTGAAGTCCCTTGAAGCTGTGAAGAGGTTGTGCCCAAAGCAAGCACTTTTAATCGGAATGAATCATGAGTTTGATCATTACAGGGACAATGACTTCTTAGCAGAATGGTCTGGAAGGTATATAATTTACTCTTGATAATCATGGTCTTTTTAATGACATGCATTTTCAATCACAGCTGACATGGTTTGGCTGTTGGGTAAAATGCATTTACTGAGACAAAATCATATCAGCATAGTTCAATTCTTGGCTGGATTCAGGTTTTCTACTCCATTTTGTCCGCATTCTTCTTTTTATCTTGATTGAAGCCTAAGCAACTGACATTCTTTTGTCTCTGGTTTTTATAGGGAGGGAATTCCGGTGCAGCTTGCCCGTGATGGTTTAAGAGTTCCTATAGACTTGTGATAAGGTAAGCCGGTGTCATTATCAATTTATCCGATTTTATATATGCACTGTCCCATTGCCATTTCTACTTCTATAACcaaaaagggggaaaaaaagTGAGCCACAGAGAGAAAGGTTTAATATTTCTCTTATTGACCTTCACAATAATACTCGTGAGTACTGAACTTATGTTTCCATTAGGTTTAACAATTTTGTACCTTGTATACTAAAAGGTATTATCTTAGCAAGCTTGTATCACCTGTGTCATCTTCAAAGCATCTGGGAAACCAACATAAAACAGAATTAGAGTGCCAGCAAGTTCCAAAATATGGcagggaagaagaagagaatgtggagagaaattaaaaaaaaaaaaaaaaaaaagaaagaaagaatgtaaacgataagaaaataataaagaaaaggaAGTTACTTTCCTAGCTTATTTATTTGGTCTTCGTTTGTTTGTTGAAAAATGTTTTCCACCTCTTATATTTGAGACACTCAAGGAAAattgtttaataaaaaatatttactagttaaataaaaaactaactcatttttaagaaaaatgagtTTCTCTTAATATTGTTTacactatttaaaaaatttattagttttctatattttttaaatctctactaaaaaatagaaagtaagttattttgaaaaatatttttttcaaaaaatattttctaaatataaattattttttaaaataaataaaatctttaaataaCGAAAATcagaaaattgaatcaaatcgtaGTTTCCGATGACAAAATATAGATTCACCAATGATTTTTCTCAGTTTCTATTCACATACTTGATTGCAATCATATGAGTTCTGAACTAGATTGAATTGTCAGTTTTGACTTTAAATGGAATGATTCTAGTTATAGCAAATCTGTTCCTTATCTTTGGTCCTTCACCATTTTATAATGCAGTATGAGTTGAAAGTTTTTGTACGGACTTGATCCACCATGAACTATAGATATAAATAATTGTGGGATCGATATGTGAACCCcatttttaacatttatattCTATCGTGAATTAGGTTCATCTTAGATTTTCAGAAGAGGATGATATGTTGAGATCACTAATGAATTACACCGACTTTTGGTTGCAGGTTGAGATATAAACTATCAGTTACATGGCATCACTGGATATGTGATTTATAGTTTCCATCCCCTTCTGACGGGAGGATTAAAGATGTAAACTAATCAATTATCACTAGAATAAGTAATTAATAGTTTCCATCCCATTATGCAGGCAGGAATAAAGATGTAAACTTATCAGTTGTCATCAGATAAGTAATTTATAGTTTCCGTCCCATTCTGAGGGGAGGAAAAAACGGAGTGAAAGCTTAATAGTATTATATGAGTGGTATTGATATAAAAGTTCAGGAAGTATGTGAGAATACGAGTGGTATTGATATAAAAGTTCTCCGGCATCTTCTTGTGATAATAATATACTTTGGTTAATAAGACAGCAAAATTTGGGAATGAAAGCCCTGTGATATAATACTTTTGGTATTGATATATACTCGCATGATAATCAGGCAGGGGTTGCTTTAGCTTCAAATTATAATCTCGATCTCCGGCGACGTGgtaaataaaaaacttaaaatgtCCGGCACCATCAGAACCTTGTGTTGTACAGTTGctaattttcttttgtttacTATATGTGACTgactattttatattttttcttagcGCTTTgagtgaaattaaaatatagtgTTAGCATGTAAGAGCTGGATGCGACTCTTTGCATTGTCCTCCTTTTCCCCTTTATTTCTTTACTGTTTCAATTCTATAATTAgaaattatatgaaattaaattttataattaaaattatattcaattcaattgaatttcatacaatttttatttaatttaatttcagaaTTGAAATTCATTTGCTTTCAATCCAATCCCAAAATTACTCTTTaagataatatataatatatatatatatatatattaaaagccTGTAATTGTTGTTGTGGTTGTTCGTGTAAAGGGAACCTAGAAATTTCGAATTCTTCATCTGCTAAGAGTGGTGTGGGGCACGTGAACAGTGATTGTCGACGCGATGACGGATAGGGCGGAGGAGAGTCGGGCCCGGGCGTTGACGATGGTTCAAGTCCTTGTAGTTTGTCCATtgattaatttattgataattatatTGTGTTTGGCTGGGGTGGGGTTGGCTGGGGTGgggtttttctttctttctttctttcttttcaagggagatgaaaactacaatttaagtttattttaaaaaaaacactACAATTTTGAGTAGAGTTCAGGGAGATCTGCCTAATTTCTtgttttttctataatttttccaTAAATTAAGAGTTCTAGATAGCAAATAGGAAAGGTCAGAGCACAGTACTATATTGGTCCACTTGGAATATCATAATCTTATTAGTTTCTTTCACCTGTAAATTTAATAGAGTTCTAATGACAAAGAACACTAGGCAAATTTTCATTACCATTTGATTTCATCCTCCCAAACTCAAGCATCAACACCATCTTCAGCCTTCACAATTAGAACTCAATTGCAATGGAATCTCAAAATCTCACCCAAAACAGCATTTCTAATGCTGTTAAATCAGCTTTGATCTTTCTAGGGACCGGGTGCTCCAACACCGTCCCCTTTGGATTGTGCCTTGTCCAGCCCTCGGATCCACCCTGCCATGTATGCTACCAGGCCCTCTCTGTCCCACCTGaacaaaaccccaactacaggTTCTACTGCTTACTTTAATTGCTCTTGAAAAAGATCttcgttttattattttgttaaattcTTTTAGTTGCTATGTTGGTTTCTGAGTAGGTTAGCAAGTAAAACTTGGTATGCTTGTTTTTTTAACTGTTAAATTCGCAGGTGCAATACATCTCTTCTTATAGATTATTGTGAGAGTGATGAGAAACACAGCTATATATTGATTGATATTGGGAAGACGTTTAGGGAGCAAGTACTTAGGTGGTTTACCTTCCACAAGATTCCTCGATTGGACTCTGTGAGTCATCTTCTACGCACATTGCACTCCCGTTACTCATTAATTCATTCTCCCAAAACTTTATGCTACTTATGTGAAATCATTTTCTCAAAGTGTATTTAATTGAATAGCTCTTGAAAAGGCTACTTGTTAATTGTATCAGATCCAATTATATGAATAGATGGAtttgtttttctattatatTAGTGGACAATGTTTAAATTGTGAAACAAGATCAGATCAGGATTGAGAGTGACAATTCGTAAATGTGATTTTCATCATAGAATTTGGTATCTGATTGATTATGCCATCAGAATAGTAATAGGCAGCTCCAAGTAGCTGGTGCTCAATACTACATTGAGTTGATTTGAGCATCTTTTttgcttttcaatttttttcattgAAGAATTTATGGATACCTCATTAACAAAATGTAGACTAGGGAGAAAAGAAGCTCTTTTGAAAGGAGCATAAAAAAGTTCACTGACCGTTTTAACTAACATATTCTCAAGTTCATTTTCTGAATTATCATCAAGTCCTTTATTGAACAAAGTTTATAAAGTTCATTTTCTGAATTGTAACATAGGTAGCATTTTTGTCTTTGGCACTTTATTGCATGAGTTCTGGTGGAGAAGTTGGCAATAAAATGTCATGTTCAGCTATCTCCCTCAGGCTGCTATTGGTTACTAATGCATAATTGAATGACCAACACAAGCAAAAAGTTCAATATTTTTTGAGTCATGGAGGATGTCAACAAATGTCAATATTTGAAATCCATATCTGAAGTGGAGATGTATGATCCACATGGTTTGATGTTAATCTCAAAAGACTAGGAGCCAAATGAGTAGGTGGTTtagtcatttttttaaatagcgTATGGCTTTTACTGACATCTTAATGTACTCGAGCAGCAATATCACGTTATTTGCCAAATCAGaatgctttcttttctttatgaGCACCGAGCATAGCTTCTTTTTAAGGAATGAAATAAACTGCAAATATTAACTGTCTACtatgaaatattataatttaaaagtggTTGAATTTACATCACATTATGATGCATGCTTGTGCTAACATTATTCATTTTACATCTTCCTTCATAACTGGGGCCCTATATTAATGGCAGTACTAGGACTAAGTTTGTGTGAACTGCAGATTATTTTGAGTCATGAACATGCTGATGCAGTTCTTGGTCTCGATGACATACGTGCTGTACTACCATTTAGTCCTACAAATAATATTGATCCAATCCCCATTTACCTAAGTCAGTTTACCATGGAGAGGTAAGTTTGCTATCTTGGTCTTCAAGTAACTCTCATTTTCTACCATATTGCAGAGCATTATTTTCTGATACTAAGGTATGCATTTAAACTGTGAATTCAAGTTTTAAATCATGTTTGTTAACATGTGATTAATACTAgattagtaaaataaatattaatggaATCTTTAGAGTGTGTGCATGAACATGGTTTAGAAaccatgtgtttatgttgtatttatttttcttcagtTGAGATGCCTTTCTTCAAGATGCCATGCATTCACTGTTGTTGTACATAGATCTTAGCTGCTGAAGCATGGGTTAGCTTACATGGTATTGggttatttaattaaatctcaAAATCCCTTGGATGCCTATTTCTTACATTCTCTATCAATTGTTTGATAACCCAATGTGATTGTGTTATTTGTTGCATTTtctatttatcattattttttgaaGTATCAATGCCAAATTAACTTAAAtcatcattttcatgtccatCTGTCCGTATTTTACCTTGGAAACAGCGTTGCTATGAGATTTCCATACTTGACGAAGAAGAATTTAAGGGAAGGCCAAAAAATAAGACGAGTGGCAGCACAGCTGGATTGGAATATTATTGAGGAAGACTGTCAAAGACCATTTGTTGCATCAGGAGTAAAATTTGTTCCTCTGCCAGTTAGTTGCTCTAAGACTCGCTTCAAAGAtctacacaaaaaaaaaaagtacaaaAATATATTTCGTCATTCTTATGTTTTCTAATGCAGGTGATGCATGGAGAAGGCTATATTTGCTTGGGTTTTCTCTTTGGTGAAAAAAGTAGAGTAGCGTACATATCAGATGTTTCACGTATTCCTGCAAGCACTGAATATGGTGAGTATTATTTGTTCATCTTGCttggatttttattttattttttgtgcatATTTTACACTATATATGATCTGTGAGTTTGCTAAATTCTCTGAAACTAATTGAGATCGATTTATATTATCCTTGGAGAAACATTTTCCAGCTTAGTTGGATTTGATTATTTGAGGATACTTTTTCTGATATTTGTCAAGTTTTTTACTTAGCAAATCTTGACGATTGCAGTAATTTCAAAAGCTGGGGCTGGGCAGTTGGATCTTCTTATCTTGGATGCTTCACGCAAGGTAAGTCACAAAATTACTTCTGCTGTGCTTTCTTGATCCCCCATTAATAGTTTCTTTGGATATAGAAGTTGAGAGCAGTTTAATAATTAGATGCCCAGCAAAAAAATTGCAGAGTAAATAGGCATTCTTCTGTAACGTTGTGACTTAAAGTTGTGCACAACATCCTGCCCGAAAATGAGTAGATTTCTTAGATTCTTTCccctcttctctcttctccttTGTTTCTCTCGACTTCCTTTCCATCCGCAATGTCCTCTCTTTTCTTGTTGGCCAACACTCCCCTCTATATCTTGTGATTGTTCCAACTTCATATAGCTTCAGCATCAGCCACAAGTCTCTTTCATTTGCCCCAGACCCACCCACCAAATGAAACTCCGCCCTTTCCAACCAAGCAATGAGAAACAATGGATCACCAGCAGAATCACTAACTCACATTTTCCGCATAATCAAGTCATAACAGATGAAGAGGTCAACTTGAGTAATAAGTTGCACATTGTCACGGGGGAGCTCTTCCTTTCTCTTATTAGCCCAGGGGAAGAATCGTTTAATGTAAATCTATGCTGGTAATGGATTTTATTAATATGTTAAGTTTGAATAGATGATATTGTATGTAGGCATTTAGAAGGACattaactttttttcttttattacacATTTTGATGTAAACTTGTCTTCCTTGGGCTTGTGCCTTTGTGTTGCTTGAAGCCGTGAAATACTGACATGTGGTTGCTTGTGTTGCTGTTACTGAAAGGATTCAGTTTGGTTTTATCATTTATTCAGTTCAGTTTGGTTTAAGCTTCTAATAAATTTGGGTTATTCAGTTTGAGCGGTTTGGTTCTGTTCTGAACTAAACTGACCAATTGCTCATCCCTAATTCTCTCTTTCTTTGTATTTTTATATAGGATATTGATATTTGTGTTGCCAGTCCACTTTTGTGTTTTATAGTTTCAGGAATGAATACCATTGACCTTCTGCTTTCTTTTGCTCTGCAGTATGGACTCCCTGGTGCTCACTTCACTTTATCTCAGGTTAATTTCAGCAGTTCTGCATATTTTGatggccaaaaaaaaaaaaaaaaaaatcagttcaCATGTTTTTGCAATTCTTCCTAAAGCTTATAGTTCTTTGCAATTTTATCATGATTTAAAACTTGGCAGCAATTATCAAAATCTTGCACACAATTGCAGAGGTgccttgaaattaaaaaaaagaaagttgcaaaaataaagaaaaaattggaAAAACATGTAAATATTTGTGTATTTTGGTCATTATGTTAATTGTAAAAGCTTGTGCTGCCATTAATTGTTAGAGCCTTGAAGCTGTGAAGAGACTATATCCAAAGCAAGCTCTGTTTACTGGGATGGGTCATGAGCTTGATCATTACAAAGACAATGAGTTTTTAGCAGAATGGTCTAAAAGGTgtgcaatttttttaattgatgatGACAGTCATTTTTGAAGcctaattgataaatttatttactgAAATAAGGTCATATTTGCATAATCCAGTGGGattaatattttgtttttcgttttttctgcattttttcttttgttacCATTTGTATAGGGAAGGAATACTGGTGCAGCTTGCACATGATGGCTTGAGAATTCCTATAGACATGTGATAAGGTATGATAATGTCCTAAGAAAGTATTATGTTCTATTAGTCAGACTACGTCACCCATGAAAAACAAAATGGTGTCTCGCATTCTAGGTGGGATCATACGCTTTGTTGAGTCACATGCACTACATTGAACATTCTATATGTGAATCTTTAAAGCTTCAGATTAATATCATGACTGCACAACAACATGCGTAAAAAGACCACCACCAAATAGATTAAGTTTTTGAATATTCATTAAGTTTTTGAATATTCTTTCAtcgatttaattaataatttaccaaataaattagtttaaattacAGTTTTACATGATATAAATGAAATCAAGCAttaacaacatgcataaaaagaTAATTGTACCagataattattttgtctttcaCAACAACTAGAGTTACTAGCCACAACCAAAGAAAAAACGAGTGAAATGAATAAAACAACAAATTTTGCATTTATGTGTAAAGCTTAGGGGAGACTTGAACAAACAAAATGGTGACACTCTTCAgctacaaattattttaaataatttaagttcTTTTCTACCGATAGGGGGAATAATATTGAGGGTGGTGTTATTATCTATTAACTAATTCTACTGCAGatatttttgcatgttttgggcaTTCCTTGGAGTTGTGATGTGTTCATCGCTTCCTGGCTCTTCCAAAAGAAGTTTGTTCTTTCCTAACAGCTGATTCTGTTTGAGTGGTTTATTAGCAAGTTTGACCATTTTTCACTTTGATCTTCTTGGTCTGCCAAACATGGTACTTTGTGCTCTTCTTACAAGTGGTAATCGGGAGACTATTCAATACACAGAGTATTAAATAAGAACATTCTGTATATCCACATATATATGAGATATTTTGCTAATTATAAGAGGAATCAACCTGTATTTATGTGAATGAAAAGTATTCATATGGTATGGCCATTGGCCACAACTGTACTGGGTTTCCATCGCTGTAATTTTCATTTCTCACCTCAATCCACGGTGGCCTCAGGATCATGTGAACAAacaccatcatcatcatcttcaccTCCAAGATTTCTTGGCGACGTTGATGGACTTCTGCACACATCAAGGAGGAGAACTAAGTTGATAACTAATGGATTGCTCACCTAAACAGTTAACCAGTCGTTTGTTTGCACATTGTGtgtgaatattaaaattttttatattattattatataatattattttataaaataatatattttttttatataaattcactgtctacttaaaaaaaaatatttttgctaaaattttaaaattcaattgtaacaaagaaaattaaattttttagtatatattatcatatattattaatatataataataaatattattaaaaaaattatattcttagAAAAATAAAGTTAACTAAGTTTTAATAATGATAGCGGTGGTTGTGGTAATGGCATAATAtaagtatttaattatatataattatgttagatgaacattattttataataatatggtataaatatattttattattaagaaaaaataggatgatatttttaaaatatttagatgGCTCATCGAGAATTAAGCCATCGAAAATTAAGTTAATGTCGAgagtaatataattatatatttaatgctagatgttaagaaaataatagaaaaaagaattttaaaatatgagcaatttaaaaaaggagagagaactatgtgaaaaaatacatataatagAAACCGTATTAATGATTTTATATAGAATGGATGATGAAAgtcatatttataaaataggTAAGGAAAgttatatttttgtaaaaaaaaaattaaaattattataattatcaatagaataaattataataatttaagtttaataatttgattatttactatttgtaacaattgatttaaaatactaaaattataattttactttttattatattttaattatttatatttaataacttaataaaattttagtttaataatattttatataattagttctattaattatttaattattttatattttcattaaagttaatattttttataataaattatatatatttatttgatataattattcatatcatatataatatttataattaaattatattaattataattttataaaattgttaaataaataaagaataatactgtaaataataaaaaaaatttatataatcttttattataaaattattgctaTGCAGCAAGTGCATTTTTTATA
The Manihot esculenta cultivar AM560-2 chromosome 1, M.esculenta_v8, whole genome shotgun sequence genome window above contains:
- the LOC110624274 gene encoding putative hydrolase C777.06c yields the protein MESQNLTQNSISNAVKSALIFLGTGCSNTVPFGLCLVQPSDPPCHVCYQALSVPPEQNPNYRCNTSLLIDYCESDEKHSYILIDIGKTFREQVLRWFTFHKIPRLDSIILSHEHADAVLGLDDIRAVLPFSPTNNIDPIPIYLSQFTMESVAMRFPYLTKKNLREGQKIRRVAAQLDWNIIEEDCQRPFVASGVKFVPLPVMHGEGYICLGFLFGEKSRVAYISDVSRIPASTEYVISKAGAGQLDLLILDASRKYGLPGAHFTLSQSLEAVKRLYPKQALFTGMGHELDHYKDNEFLAEWSKREGILVQLAHDGLRIPIDM
- the LOC110623712 gene encoding putative hydrolase C777.06c, with the translated sequence MESPLVAADNNGGTRSALIFLGTGCSNSIPFASCLIQPSDPPCHVCSMALSVPPEQNPNYRCNTSLLIDYCEKDEKHSYILIDAGKTFREQVLRWFTHYKIPRVDSIILTHEHADAVLGLDDIRAVQPFTANNDIDPTPVFLSQSAMDSITLKFPYLVRKKLREHQERRRVAQLDWKIIEEDFQRPFVASGIQFVPLPVMHGEDYVCLGFLFGKRCRVAYISDVSRLPASTEFVISKSGAGQLDLLILDSLLRNGSHNVHFCLPQSLEAVKRLCPKQALLIGMNHEFDHYRDNDFLAEWSGREGIPVQLARDGLRVPIDL